The following are encoded in a window of Perca flavescens isolate YP-PL-M2 chromosome 24, PFLA_1.0, whole genome shotgun sequence genomic DNA:
- the rnd3a gene encoding rho family GTPase 3a — protein MKERRSCQKLSLKSGMDPSQSVKCKIVVVGDSQCGKTALLHVFAKDCFPESYVPTVFENYTASFEIDTQRIELSLWDTSGSPYYDNVRPLSYPDSDAVLICFDISRPETLDSVLKKWKGEIQEFCPNTKMLLVGCKSDLRTDLSTLVELSNHRQTPVSYDQGSNMAKQISAPYIECSAQQSENSVRDIFHVATLACINKNSKNVKRSKATRGNKRISHMPSRPDLAAVASDLRKDKAKSCSVM, from the exons ATGAAGGAGAGACGCTCGTGTCAAAAACTATCTCTGAAATCCGGCATGGATCCCAGTCAGAGTGTGAAGTGTAAAATAGTGGTGGTGGGAGACAGCCAGTGCGGGAAGACTGCCCTGCTTCACGTGTTCGCCAAGGACTGTTTCCCCGAG AGCTATGTCCCCACAGTGTTTGAAAACTACACAGCCAGTTTTGAAATCGACACGCAGAGGATTGAGCTCAGTTTGTGGGACACCTCAG GATCTCCGTACTACGACAATGTGAGGCCTCTCTCCTATCCCGACTCTGACGCCGTCCTCATCTGTTTCGACATCAGCCGCCCTGAAACACTCGACAGCGTACTGAAAAAG TGGAAAGGGGAGATCCAGGAGTTTTGTCCCAACACTAAGATGTTGTTGGTTGGATGCAAGTCAGACCTGCGCACCGACCTGAGCACACTGGTGGAGCTTTccaaccacagacagacaccagTCTCTTATGACCAG GGTTCCAACATGGCCAAGCAGATCTCGGCGCCCTACATCGAGTGCTCGGCTCAGCAGTCGGAGAACAGCGTCAGAGACATTTTCCATGTGGCCACGCTGGCTTGCatcaacaaaaacagcaaaaatgtCAAGCGCAGTAAGGCCACCCGCGGCAACAAGAGGATCTCACACATGCCAAGTAGGCCCGACCTGGCGGCTGTGGCCTCGGACCTCCGGAAGGACAAAGCCAAAAGTTGCTCAGTGATGTGA